One Chitinophaga parva DNA segment encodes these proteins:
- a CDS encoding 2'-5' RNA ligase family protein produces MQKIYAGQYETDPLIDDPTDTRRGLTLLIRPDEIIRSRIRHFLDQLALVAPGQYFYPASDMHVTVMAVISAVPGFTVDQIDPKAYEALVQRSLAGIQPFQLDFRGLTASPAGVLVQGFPGGAALNDIRDQLRANFKTSTLPQSLDARYPIQTAHLTIARLRQPLADVPTYLEMIEKYRSVHFGTMQAHQLELVYNDWYQRAAHTQKLAQFALGSQKTM; encoded by the coding sequence GTGCAAAAGATCTACGCCGGCCAATATGAAACAGACCCGCTCATAGACGATCCCACAGACACCCGTCGCGGCCTCACTTTGCTCATACGCCCGGATGAAATTATAAGATCCCGCATCCGCCACTTCCTCGATCAACTTGCCCTGGTGGCGCCCGGCCAATATTTTTACCCGGCTTCTGATATGCACGTCACCGTGATGGCCGTGATTTCTGCGGTGCCAGGCTTCACGGTGGATCAAATTGATCCCAAAGCTTACGAGGCCCTCGTCCAACGCTCCCTGGCTGGCATCCAGCCGTTCCAATTAGATTTCCGCGGGCTTACCGCATCGCCCGCCGGTGTATTGGTACAGGGCTTCCCGGGCGGTGCTGCGCTCAATGATATCCGCGACCAGCTCCGCGCAAATTTTAAAACCTCCACGCTGCCGCAATCCCTGGACGCGCGCTATCCCATCCAAACGGCCCACCTAACCATAGCGCGGCTGCGCCAACCCCTGGCGGATGTTCCCACCTACCTGGAAATGATAGAAAAATATCGTTCGGTACATTTTGGAACGATGCAGGCGCACCAACTGGAGCTGGTGTACAACGACTGGTACCAGCGTGCTGCCCATACACAAAAGTTGGCGCAGTTTGCACTGGGCTCGCAGAAAACAATGTAA
- a CDS encoding alpha/beta hydrolase, which translates to MTEQKVSAPILLWPHGAPGITAGMPPEGPTKDIGTVAGKPIIRLTNVSVPTITVYEPGPNKRTGAAVVVCPGGGYQILAWDLEGTEVCRWLNSLGVTAILLKYRVPNTDERTRYIAPLQDAQRALGYVRANAGQWKLDTRRIGILGFSAGGHLSAALSNNYSRRTYTPVDAADSTSCRPDFTLLIYPAYLTQKNNGDQLAPELPVHAQTPPTFLLQTEDDPIRVENALYYYLALKQAGVPAEIHLYANGGHGYGLRPTDKPVTRWPSLAEGWMQRLGLLNQ; encoded by the coding sequence ATGACTGAGCAAAAAGTGTCCGCGCCCATTCTCCTGTGGCCCCATGGCGCTCCCGGCATAACGGCTGGCATGCCGCCGGAAGGCCCCACCAAAGATATTGGGACCGTAGCGGGCAAGCCTATCATCCGCCTTACCAACGTGTCCGTGCCCACTATTACGGTGTACGAGCCCGGTCCTAATAAGCGCACCGGCGCGGCCGTGGTAGTATGTCCCGGTGGTGGCTACCAGATCCTGGCCTGGGACCTGGAAGGCACGGAGGTATGCCGCTGGCTCAATAGCCTGGGCGTAACCGCCATCCTGCTCAAGTACCGGGTACCCAATACCGATGAGCGTACCCGCTACATAGCTCCCCTGCAGGATGCCCAGCGCGCCCTGGGATATGTGCGCGCCAATGCCGGCCAGTGGAAACTGGACACCCGGCGCATTGGCATCCTGGGCTTCAGCGCCGGTGGCCACCTGAGTGCGGCCCTGAGTAACAACTACAGCCGCCGTACCTATACACCGGTAGATGCCGCCGATAGCACCAGCTGCCGCCCGGACTTTACCCTGCTCATTTACCCGGCCTATCTTACCCAAAAGAACAACGGGGACCAACTGGCACCGGAACTGCCCGTGCACGCCCAGACGCCACCCACCTTTTTGCTGCAAACCGAGGATGACCCCATCCGCGTGGAAAATGCCCTGTATTATTACCTGGCATTAAAACAAGCCGGCGTACCCGCGGAAATACATTTGTACGCCAACGGCGGCCATGGCTACGGCCTGCGGCCCACGGACAAACCCGTAACCCGCTGGCCCTCACTGGCAGAGGGCTGGATGCAAAGACTGGGATTGCTGAACCAGTAG
- a CDS encoding decaprenyl-phosphate phosphoribosyltransferase, which yields MQYLKLLRPTHWAKNGFLFIPVFFAGEIFNLHKLLPAFWGFLAFSLAASAVYVINDYKDLEADRAHPVKCNRPLASGAVSKPAALVLFAVCLLAAFSIAWFIKLKFLAVLGAYFIMNVAYTFGLKNVSILDILILAAGFVFRIKCGGIATDIAISEWLVIMVFLLALFLAVAKRRDDVLIKLQSGKDMRKAVKGYNLDFMNVMLAVVSAIIIVAYLMYTLAPETMIRFKTYRLYYTCLFVIAGLLRYLQVTYVESDTGSPTKILYKDRFIQATIVLWILSFYVILYLPTDKSFFQ from the coding sequence GTGCAATATCTGAAATTACTGCGCCCCACACATTGGGCTAAAAACGGCTTTCTGTTCATACCCGTTTTCTTTGCCGGTGAGATCTTTAACCTCCACAAGCTGCTGCCGGCTTTCTGGGGCTTCTTGGCCTTTTCCCTGGCCGCCAGCGCAGTGTACGTGATCAATGATTACAAAGACCTGGAGGCAGACCGTGCGCACCCGGTAAAGTGCAACCGTCCCCTGGCCTCCGGTGCAGTAAGCAAACCCGCTGCCCTGGTGCTGTTTGCGGTTTGCCTGCTGGCTGCTTTCAGCATCGCCTGGTTTATCAAACTGAAATTCCTGGCCGTGCTGGGCGCATACTTCATCATGAATGTAGCCTATACCTTCGGCTTAAAGAATGTTTCCATCCTCGATATCCTCATCCTGGCAGCCGGCTTTGTATTCCGCATCAAGTGCGGGGGCATTGCCACCGATATTGCCATTTCCGAATGGCTGGTGATCATGGTATTCCTCCTCGCCCTTTTCCTGGCCGTGGCCAAGCGCAGGGACGATGTGCTGATCAAACTGCAGTCTGGTAAGGACATGCGCAAAGCGGTGAAAGGCTATAACCTCGATTTTATGAACGTGATGCTGGCCGTGGTGTCGGCCATTATCATCGTGGCGTACCTGATGTACACGCTGGCACCGGAAACCATGATCCGCTTCAAGACCTACCGGCTTTATTACACCTGCCTTTTCGTTATTGCAGGTTTATTGCGATATTTGCAAGTCACCTACGTAGAGAGCGATACGGGCTCTCCCACCAAAATCCTATATAAAGACCGCTTCATTCAGGCTACCATAGTGCTCTGGATCCTGAGCTTCTATGTGATCCTGTATTTACCAACTGACAAAAGCTTTTTCCAGTAA
- a CDS encoding DMT family transporter: protein MNPQLIEIIEGLLFAILWASATPATKFAVHSVDPFLLTCIRFLFVGVVMLVYGAFSRKNPLEHPSRRQFGQLFVLGLLNITLYMTGFLIAVKTVSAGLISIVMATNPLILVLLSAVVLKRKLTVAEIIGSIVAVSGLVIAAIPNLRESHATLLGIVALVLGIMSLSFGSIYFSKTGMALTRMTVNMWQIIFGALLFIPVVSLNYAHNFLIPDLNFFLSIGWLAFPVSIVAYILWLKLLHKDPVKAGLWMFLTPVLGYSMAVIILREPLTAYGVAGAILVVAGLFYSRRKARMA from the coding sequence ATGAATCCGCAACTCATAGAAATCATCGAAGGCCTGCTCTTCGCCATCCTCTGGGCCTCCGCCACACCCGCCACTAAGTTTGCCGTGCATTCTGTGGACCCTTTCCTGCTTACCTGCATCCGCTTTCTATTTGTAGGCGTGGTAATGCTGGTCTATGGGGCTTTTTCGCGCAAAAACCCGCTGGAGCACCCGTCCCGCAGGCAGTTTGGGCAATTATTCGTACTCGGGCTGCTCAATATCACGTTGTACATGACCGGCTTTCTCATCGCCGTCAAAACCGTATCTGCGGGGCTGATCAGCATTGTGATGGCTACCAATCCGCTCATCCTGGTGCTGCTTTCCGCGGTGGTCCTGAAAAGAAAACTCACCGTTGCCGAGATCATTGGCAGCATAGTGGCCGTTTCCGGGCTCGTGATCGCTGCTATTCCCAACCTGCGGGAAAGTCATGCTACGCTCCTGGGCATTGTAGCCCTGGTCCTGGGCATTATGTCCCTCTCCTTTGGCAGCATTTATTTTTCAAAGACCGGCATGGCGCTTACCCGCATGACGGTGAATATGTGGCAGATCATTTTTGGCGCCCTGCTTTTCATCCCGGTGGTGTCACTGAATTATGCCCACAACTTCCTCATCCCGGATCTGAACTTCTTTCTTTCCATTGGCTGGCTGGCCTTCCCGGTATCCATTGTAGCCTACATCCTCTGGTTAAAGCTCCTGCATAAAGATCCTGTGAAGGCAGGCCTTTGGATGTTCCTCACGCCGGTACTGGGCTATAGCATGGCGGTAATAATCCTGCGCGAGCCCCTCACCGCTTATGGTGTGGCGGGTGCTATCCTGGTAGTGGCGGGATTATTTTACTCCCGCCGGAAGGCGCGCATGGCATAG
- a CDS encoding FAD-binding oxidoreductase, with protein sequence MQKQLANWGNYPAVTCDEQAFSQDDQLQAVVAQHDAIIARGNGRCYGDASLAVHSISTLKYDKVLDFDVQHGYLTCQSGITLDQVLEIIVPKGWFLPVTPGTKNITIGGAIASDVHGKNHHVDGAFSRHVTWVDVLTADGQTIRCSHTENTDLFWATCGGMGLTGVITVVKFDLKKIETAYIKQTQIKAKNLDEVIRLFEEYKHYTYSVAWIDCLQKGDAFGRSILIVGEHATTADLSPKQAEHPLQLPKKSQLTMPFNLPEFVLNTFTVKAFNWLYYGKNFKREITNVVPYEPFFYPLDAILHWNRGYGKSGFVQYQFVLPMDQQSGLVTILKRISDKGWGSFLAVLKVFGQQHDLISFPMEGYTLALDFPVRKGLFEFLDELDELVLQHKGRLYLSKDARMKQEIFWKSYPDAKRFQEIVQRYDPKGKFRSIQSDRLLLTKPQ encoded by the coding sequence ATGCAGAAACAATTGGCAAATTGGGGTAACTACCCGGCGGTGACCTGTGATGAACAGGCCTTTTCCCAGGACGACCAGCTACAGGCGGTTGTAGCGCAGCACGATGCCATCATAGCCCGCGGCAATGGCCGCTGTTATGGCGATGCGTCCCTGGCAGTACACAGCATTTCCACCCTCAAGTATGATAAGGTACTGGATTTTGATGTGCAGCATGGCTACCTCACCTGCCAGTCCGGCATTACGCTGGACCAGGTGCTGGAGATCATTGTGCCCAAAGGCTGGTTCCTGCCCGTAACACCGGGCACCAAGAACATCACCATCGGCGGCGCCATCGCGTCTGACGTACATGGCAAGAACCACCACGTGGACGGGGCCTTTTCCCGCCACGTAACCTGGGTGGACGTGCTCACGGCGGATGGACAAACCATCCGTTGCTCCCACACGGAAAACACAGACCTGTTCTGGGCTACCTGCGGGGGCATGGGCCTTACCGGCGTGATCACGGTGGTAAAATTTGACCTCAAAAAGATCGAGACCGCTTACATTAAACAGACCCAGATCAAGGCAAAGAACCTGGACGAGGTGATCCGCCTCTTCGAGGAATACAAGCACTATACCTACTCCGTGGCCTGGATAGATTGCCTGCAAAAAGGTGACGCCTTTGGCCGCAGCATCCTTATTGTGGGCGAGCACGCCACTACAGCAGACCTTTCTCCCAAACAGGCGGAGCACCCGTTGCAGCTGCCTAAAAAGTCGCAGCTCACCATGCCTTTCAACCTGCCGGAGTTTGTGCTGAACACCTTCACGGTAAAGGCTTTCAACTGGCTGTATTACGGCAAGAACTTCAAACGTGAGATCACCAACGTAGTTCCTTACGAGCCTTTCTTTTATCCCCTGGATGCCATCCTGCACTGGAACCGTGGTTATGGTAAATCCGGTTTTGTACAATACCAGTTTGTACTGCCCATGGACCAGCAATCCGGCCTGGTCACCATCCTCAAACGCATCAGCGACAAGGGCTGGGGCTCTTTCCTGGCCGTGCTCAAGGTGTTTGGCCAGCAGCATGACCTGATCTCTTTTCCCATGGAAGGCTACACGCTGGCGCTGGACTTCCCCGTGCGCAAGGGCCTCTTTGAATTTCTCGACGAACTGGATGAACTGGTACTGCAACACAAAGGCAGGCTCTATCTTTCCAAAGATGCCCGCATGAAGCAGGAGATCTTCTGGAAAAGTTACCCGGATGCAAAGCGCTTCCAGGAGATCGTGCAGCGTTATGATCCCAAGGGTAAGTTCCGCTCCATCCAGAGCGACCGCCTGCTGCTTACCAAACCACAATAA
- a CDS encoding YrdB family protein codes for MQILKNLNLVLKFAIELVMLGAFAYAGWIIPQQLAWKIIVPLVLLTVVILLWGRVAAPKSPTRLPFAKRVAFGLAMFMLAAVALYVAGQPVLALVYAGIVLLCETGTIVWRQ; via the coding sequence ATGCAAATCCTCAAAAATTTAAACCTCGTCCTCAAGTTTGCGATAGAGTTGGTCATGCTTGGCGCATTTGCCTATGCAGGGTGGATAATTCCCCAACAATTGGCTTGGAAGATCATTGTTCCTTTGGTTTTGCTCACGGTGGTTATCCTGCTATGGGGAAGAGTGGCGGCGCCTAAGTCACCCACCAGGCTGCCTTTTGCAAAGCGGGTGGCGTTTGGGCTGGCCATGTTCATGCTGGCTGCAGTGGCATTGTATGTTGCCGGGCAGCCGGTGCTGGCGTTGGTATACGCGGGGATTGTGTTGCTGTGTGAAACGGGGACTATTGTGTGGCGGCAGTGA
- a CDS encoding DUF3175 domain-containing protein: MMTTSTKHSTSKTSTAKRAPRTRAKKATASHAPTTRQQATTQATNTTTKKKTHTASGTKKTAAPKKAAAKKAGGTAKRATAKKAATKRATSKAGSTTHQRTTAKKAAAKKAAGAKRAPAKKTVNKWSAEVMEHSDALDLQDNVFKLKNPKAIAASLKKSADASKRKKGTPYQSAMSMLNFYINRAGKNLPAAQHKVLEKAKTSLREIYGRT; the protein is encoded by the coding sequence ATGATGACAACGAGCACCAAACACAGCACCAGTAAGACTTCCACGGCTAAGCGCGCTCCGCGCACCCGTGCAAAGAAAGCAACGGCCAGTCATGCGCCCACGACCCGCCAGCAGGCCACTACCCAGGCAACCAATACCACCACGAAGAAGAAAACGCACACCGCTTCCGGCACTAAAAAAACTGCAGCGCCTAAAAAAGCTGCAGCTAAAAAAGCTGGCGGCACTGCAAAGAGGGCTACTGCAAAAAAGGCGGCCACGAAACGCGCCACCAGCAAGGCCGGCAGCACTACCCACCAACGGACAACGGCTAAAAAAGCGGCGGCAAAGAAGGCAGCGGGCGCGAAGCGGGCGCCTGCTAAAAAAACCGTGAACAAATGGTCTGCTGAAGTCATGGAGCACAGCGATGCACTGGACCTGCAGGACAATGTTTTCAAATTGAAAAATCCGAAGGCGATCGCAGCGTCGCTGAAAAAATCGGCAGATGCCAGCAAACGTAAGAAGGGCACGCCTTACCAGTCCGCCATGTCTATGTTGAACTTTTATATTAACCGTGCGGGAAAGAACCTGCCGGCCGCGCAGCATAAGGTGTTAGAGAAAGCGAAAACTTCGCTGCGCGAGATATATGGAAGAACGTGA
- a CDS encoding cupin domain-containing protein, whose product MLYYSLAAIQVQPYTLPDDGVYPGNPNFPVLFYADAVQFRDNAPEAALERLFSANGWTGWWTNGIYDYHHYHSISHEVLGVYAGEAQVQLGGPHGVILPFRKGDVMLIPAGVAHKCISSTADFGVVGAYPPGQENYDVLYGLADERPAADGRIVAVALPETDPVYGENGPMAAYWNPAYQHV is encoded by the coding sequence ATGTTATACTATTCACTCGCTGCCATCCAGGTACAGCCTTACACGTTGCCGGACGACGGTGTTTATCCTGGCAATCCCAACTTTCCCGTATTGTTCTATGCAGACGCGGTACAATTCAGGGACAATGCCCCGGAAGCCGCATTGGAGCGGCTTTTCAGTGCCAATGGGTGGACCGGCTGGTGGACCAATGGCATTTATGATTACCATCACTACCACAGTATTTCTCATGAAGTGTTGGGCGTGTACGCCGGGGAGGCGCAGGTACAACTGGGTGGCCCGCACGGTGTGATCCTGCCCTTCCGCAAAGGCGATGTAATGCTGATCCCTGCAGGGGTGGCTCACAAATGCATCAGCAGCACGGCAGATTTTGGCGTGGTAGGCGCCTACCCGCCCGGCCAGGAAAACTACGATGTATTGTACGGGCTGGCGGATGAAAGGCCTGCTGCAGATGGCCGTATTGTGGCGGTGGCCCTGCCGGAAACCGACCCGGTGTATGGCGAAAACGGGCCCATGGCGGCCTACTGGAACCCGGCCTATCAGCATGTATAG
- a CDS encoding YdeI/OmpD-associated family protein — translation MSKTTHHAADGFFLSAKQWPAEMEKLRKILLDCKLTETIKWSKPCYAHDGKNIVLIQPFKDYCALLFFKGYLMKDPAGILIKTGENTVVGRQLRFTSVKQVTDIAATLKEYIKEAIEVEKSGISVEAEKPAPMELVAELQEKLDKIPALKKAFNALTPGRQRAYNIYISQAKQSATRASRVEKCMPQIMAGKGLND, via the coding sequence ATGAGTAAAACTACCCACCACGCAGCAGACGGTTTTTTCCTCAGCGCCAAACAATGGCCCGCCGAAATGGAAAAACTCAGAAAGATCCTGCTGGACTGTAAGCTCACCGAAACCATCAAATGGAGCAAACCATGCTACGCCCACGATGGCAAAAACATTGTACTGATCCAGCCCTTTAAAGATTATTGCGCCCTGTTGTTCTTCAAAGGCTACCTGATGAAAGATCCAGCCGGCATTCTCATTAAAACCGGTGAGAACACCGTCGTGGGCCGTCAGCTCCGTTTCACCAGTGTAAAACAGGTCACAGACATTGCCGCTACGCTGAAAGAATACATCAAGGAAGCCATCGAAGTGGAAAAATCCGGCATCTCGGTGGAAGCCGAAAAACCGGCCCCGATGGAGCTTGTAGCGGAACTTCAGGAAAAACTGGATAAAATCCCTGCGCTGAAAAAGGCGTTTAACGCGCTAACGCCCGGCCGCCAGCGCGCTTACAATATTTATATCTCCCAGGCCAAGCAATCCGCTACCCGGGCATCCCGCGTGGAGAAATGTATGCCGCAGATCATGGCGGGGAAAGGTTTGAACGATTGA
- a CDS encoding LLM class flavin-dependent oxidoreductase has product MTKEKIRLSVLDQSPIRKGGTASQALQETVQLAQFTESLGYTRFWVSEHHNTASLAGSTPEVLMAHLASKTDRIRIGSGGVMLPNHSALRVAENFRMLEALFPGRIDLGIGRAPGTDRITAAVLNPSNQFRENEFIEQLSDLQHYFHDTYEPGTLHERVKATPQAATVPQQWLLSSSGQSAVFAAHFGMGFTFAHFISAAGGPEAVRIYRERFRPSADLKAPAASAAFFVFTNESQELVDQQQAIMDYAMLQIEKGKSQPFPAFEDIRDVEYSDMEIERLRFNRARMLTGTPKRLEEKLREQAERYAVDELILVTITNDFRQRLKSYELMAKAFDL; this is encoded by the coding sequence ATGACGAAAGAAAAGATCAGGCTCAGCGTACTGGATCAATCTCCCATCCGCAAAGGGGGCACTGCCTCCCAGGCCCTGCAGGAAACCGTGCAGCTGGCCCAATTCACTGAATCCCTTGGCTACACCCGCTTCTGGGTTTCTGAGCACCATAACACGGCCAGCCTGGCAGGGTCTACTCCTGAAGTGCTGATGGCGCACCTGGCCAGTAAAACGGATCGCATCCGCATTGGCTCTGGTGGCGTCATGCTGCCCAACCACAGCGCATTGCGCGTAGCGGAAAATTTCCGCATGCTGGAAGCGCTCTTCCCCGGCCGCATAGACCTGGGCATAGGTCGTGCACCTGGTACAGACCGCATTACCGCCGCTGTGCTCAACCCGAGCAACCAGTTCCGCGAAAACGAGTTTATTGAACAGCTCTCCGATTTGCAGCATTATTTTCACGATACGTATGAACCCGGCACCCTGCATGAGCGCGTGAAAGCCACGCCCCAGGCAGCCACCGTGCCCCAGCAATGGCTGCTGAGCAGCAGCGGGCAAAGCGCTGTATTTGCGGCCCATTTTGGCATGGGCTTCACCTTTGCACACTTTATCAGTGCAGCGGGCGGACCGGAAGCCGTGCGCATTTACCGCGAGCGTTTCCGGCCTTCTGCCGATCTGAAAGCACCTGCTGCCAGCGCGGCGTTCTTTGTATTCACCAATGAAAGCCAGGAGCTGGTAGACCAGCAGCAGGCCATCATGGACTACGCCATGCTGCAGATTGAGAAAGGAAAGAGCCAGCCCTTCCCTGCTTTTGAAGACATCCGTGATGTGGAATACTCTGATATGGAGATAGAACGCCTCCGCTTCAACCGGGCACGCATGCTAACGGGCACGCCTAAACGCCTGGAGGAAAAGCTGCGGGAACAGGCGGAGCGCTATGCCGTGGATGAACTGATCCTGGTAACGATTACGAATGATTTCCGGCAGCGCTTAAAATCATATGAGCTGATGGCAAAGGCGTTTGATCTTTAA
- a CDS encoding porin family protein gives MIRKVLFTATAILGLTAGAMAQDAAPAKKKEDAKLHYGIKVSLDMTTIDGTGFSAGMKAGFNAGGFVEYSLDKHWGLTADLLYTRFQNESHNFYDYYQKPGVIDEYNSKGRQRVNLNYITVPVMAQYKFSKILSVVAGPQYSILVYDDENLILGHGAFKKNNFGVIGGVNVTLGNWRFFGRYVQGLSNLNNTGIEERSFEKWRTSEAQLGIGVTIK, from the coding sequence ATGATCAGAAAAGTACTATTCACTGCTACTGCCATCCTGGGTCTCACCGCGGGCGCCATGGCGCAGGACGCAGCCCCTGCCAAGAAGAAAGAAGATGCAAAGCTCCACTACGGCATTAAAGTGAGCCTGGACATGACCACCATTGATGGTACCGGTTTCAGTGCGGGGATGAAAGCTGGCTTCAACGCGGGCGGCTTTGTAGAATATAGCCTGGACAAGCACTGGGGCCTTACCGCTGATCTGCTGTATACCCGCTTCCAGAACGAAAGCCATAACTTCTACGATTATTACCAGAAACCCGGTGTGATCGACGAATATAATTCCAAGGGCCGCCAGCGTGTGAACCTGAACTACATCACGGTTCCCGTAATGGCCCAATACAAATTTTCCAAGATCCTCAGCGTGGTGGCAGGTCCGCAATACAGCATCCTGGTGTACGACGATGAGAACCTGATCCTGGGCCACGGCGCTTTCAAGAAGAACAACTTTGGCGTGATCGGTGGCGTGAACGTAACCCTGGGCAACTGGCGCTTCTTTGGCCGCTACGTGCAGGGCCTGAGCAACCTGAATAACACCGGCATTGAAGAAAGATCCTTTGAAAAATGGAGAACTTCCGAAGCACAACTGGGCATTGGTGTTACTATTAAATAG